In Candidatus Margulisiibacteriota bacterium, one genomic interval encodes:
- a CDS encoding sugar ABC transporter permease codes for MTEIKCMSFTEKVKQYYQERKAKVKYYYHKYKIAYYFILPTVIAMILMHLFPIAQGLYMSFLKLNNFTLNQYLGAPFIGFGNFYDVMFNPSSPMRIGIYDAVRNTIIYSFLVTIGQTAVGMIVALMLSNEFKGRGLVRTLFMFSWIVPTYVTGILWGFMFQQSIGIINIILVDWLHLLAQKPFWLVGVNSIWAIIIPTIWRFWPFSMLMLLAGIQNVPQSLYDAAKIDGAGKWKTFWKITWPMLSPVWMILVLFGIIYNTYSFNIVIMMFGNGAGFPGKWGDLMMTNIFRNSFMRWDFGAGAATSVLLLFVMIIVVNFWYKYYKKTEEIF; via the coding sequence ATGACAGAAATTAAATGCATGAGTTTTACTGAAAAAGTAAAACAGTATTATCAGGAACGTAAAGCAAAAGTAAAATACTATTATCATAAATATAAAATAGCTTATTATTTTATATTACCAACAGTAATAGCCATGATTTTAATGCATCTATTTCCAATAGCTCAGGGATTATATATGTCTTTTTTGAAATTAAATAATTTTACTTTAAACCAATATTTAGGTGCTCCTTTCATTGGTTTTGGTAATTTTTATGATGTAATGTTTAACCCTTCAAGTCCAATGAGGATAGGAATCTATGATGCTGTTAGAAACACAATAATCTATTCATTTTTAGTTACGATTGGTCAAACAGCTGTTGGTATGATTGTGGCGTTAATGCTCAGTAATGAGTTTAAGGGGCGAGGGTTGGTAAGAACGTTGTTTATGTTTTCTTGGATCGTTCCAACTTATGTTACTGGTATATTGTGGGGATTTATGTTCCAACAGAGCATTGGAATTATTAATATTATTTTAGTAGATTGGTTACATTTATTAGCACAAAAACCTTTTTGGCTAGTTGGTGTAAACTCTATATGGGCAATTATCATTCCAACAATTTGGAGATTCTGGCCATTTTCCATGTTGATGCTACTTGCGGGGATACAAAATGTCCCTCAGTCTTTATATGATGCTGCGAAGATAGATGGAGCAGGCAAATGGAAAACTTTTTGGAAAATCACTTGGCCAATGTTGAGTCCTGTTTGGATGATATTAGTGCTATTTGGAATAATTTATAATACTTATTCTTTTAATATTGTAATTATGATGTTTGGTAATGGAGCAGGGTTCCCAGGCAAATGGGGCGACTTAATGATGACTAATATTTTTAGAAATTCATTTATGAGATGGGACTTTGGTGCTGGTGCTGCTACTTCTGTATTATTACTTTTTGTGATGATTATAGTTGTTAATTTTTGGTACAAATATTATAAGAAAACAGAGGAGATTTTTTAG